One genomic window of Hydra vulgaris chromosome 03, alternate assembly HydraT2T_AEP includes the following:
- the LOC136078464 gene encoding zinc finger MYM-type protein 1-like yields the protein MEKNIRSGNTLDDYLINSINEEKMVWREILKIVVDAILFCAKNNIALRGSNEKIGDPNCGIFLNLIEFASHYHRTLKERIEKHKKGSVSYFSPIIQNEIIKLIGDKTRNEIISRIKKSKYYTILFDCTPDISKKEQMSQMIRYVHVDSNGKVMIEESFIDFIHSHEKTGEGLTTEILNKLEGDKLDINDARGQGYDNGANMAGKYKGVRARILEINSLAIFIPCAAHNLNLAGVHAGSTSPEKITFLGTVQRLFNFFSSSTTRWEILMKSLKLTLKSFSDTRWSSKANAITSLSLHLSEVKKGMESISNDLSNPEAVSNAKNLLLLINYRFICTLSMWNKILQCIDRTNKALQRKDISIDHAAKLIDALRCTLQGLREADFEQNFQEAKNLAETMNLQAGFPDKRKKKVKKMANYEATDEGSNMTPEHLFKMQIYKIFDTLLSQLGWRYEQLELSAMIFPFCMIDFLDNELGIVEKDLVYVQESSSFTMDLINHRGLDLHSAFV from the exons atggaaaaaaatataagatcAGGGAACACACTCgatgattatttaattaattcaattaatgaagaaaaaatggTATGGcgtgaaatattaaaaatcgtTGTAGATGCTATTCTATTCTGCgccaaaaataatattgctcTTAGAGgttcaaatgaaaaaattggAGATCCAAAttgtggaatttttttaaatttgatagaATTTGCTAGCCATTATCATAGAACTTTAAAAGAACgtattgaaaaacataaaaaaggttctgtttcatatttttcacccattattcaaaatgaaataataaaattaattggtGATAAAACTAGAAACGAAATCATATctagaattaaaaaatcaaaatactacACAATTTTATTCGACTGCACTCCTGATATATCAAAGAAAGAACAAATGAGTCAGATGATACGATACGTCCATGTTGATTCTAATGGTAAGGTAATGATCGAAGAAAGCTTCATCGACTTCATTCACTCACATGAAAAAACAGGAGAAGGTTTAAcgactgaaattttaaataaactagaagGTGATAAACTGGATATTAATGATGCCAGAGGACAAGGATATGACAACGGTGCTAATATGGCGGGAAAATACAAAGGAGTCAGAGCGCGTATTTTGGAAATTAATAGTTTGGCAATATTTATACCGTGTGCAGCTCATAACTTAAATTTAGCTGGTGTCCATGCTGGCTCTACATCACCAGAAAAGATAACTTTTCTTGGTACTGTGCAAagattattcaattttttctcGTCATCAACAACACGATGGGAAATTTTAATGAAGTCTTTAAAATTGACACTTAAAAGTTTTTCGGACACAAGATGGTCATCAAAAGCCAATGCAATAACATCACTAAGTTTACATCTATCAGAAGTAAAGAAAGGAATGGAATCGATTTCAAATGATTTATCAAATCCAGAAGCTGTatcaaatgcaaaaaatttattgttactaATTAATTATAGATTTATCTGTACCCTTTCTATGTGGAATAAAATTCTACAATGCATTGACAGAACAAATAAGGCATTACAACGAAAAGATATATCGATAGACCATGCAGCAAAATTAATTGATGCACTACGTTGTACATTACAAGGACTACGAGAAGCAGATTTCGAACAAAATTTTCAGGAAGCAAAGAATTTAGCTGAAACAATGAATTTACAGGCTGGATTTCCTGATAAACGcaagaaaaaagttaagaaaatggCAAATTATGAGGCAACAGATGAAGGAAGTAATATGACTCCAGAACATTTGTTCAAAATGCAAATTTACAAGATTTTTGATACTTTATTGTCTCAACTAGGTTGGCGTTATGAGCAACTCGAACTATCTGCAATGATTTTTCCTTTCTGTATG ATAGATTTCCTTGACAATGAGTTGGGAATTGTTGAAAAAGATCTTGTGTATGTTCAAGAGTCATCATCTTTCACAATGGATTTGATAAATCATCGTGGTTTAGACCTTCATTCTGCATTTGTATGA